A window of the Thermus thermamylovorans genome harbors these coding sequences:
- a CDS encoding M20/M25/M40 family metallo-hydrolase, with the protein MDGFLQEAKGLLAELVALPTVSAEGRALEAGAAKVAELLEGLGLRAELHEGYGPPVVYAEGGEGEKALLFYNHYDVQPADPLELWETDPFRLVERNGAWYGRGALDDKGELVARLVALRLFRERHGFLPRVKFVVEGEEEVGSPHLEAYVRDRAEALRAQAIVWEAGGVDAKGRPFLYAGLKGIVALELRVRTAASDLHSSYGVVVENPIYRLAAALASLRDAEGRVLIPSFYDRVRPLTPLEREALAEIPDETEALRAALGVRGFLGGAEGPELYGRLFTEPCVNLNGFHAGYGGPGSKTVLPAEAFAKLDFRLVPDQDPEEVPGLLRRHLEAHGFHDVEVVVLEKGERPARSDLAHPFVGLARRALEEAFGQKPVLYPNMAGSGPMHPFLHHLKAPAVGLGVGYPGSRVHGPGEHVRVQDFERGTLALLRLLELYFLGR; encoded by the coding sequence ATGGACGGGTTTTTGCAGGAGGCCAAGGGTCTTCTGGCCGAGCTCGTGGCCCTGCCCACGGTGAGCGCGGAGGGAAGGGCCCTGGAGGCGGGGGCGGCCAAGGTGGCGGAGCTCCTCGAGGGTCTGGGCCTGAGGGCAGAGCTCCACGAGGGCTACGGCCCTCCGGTGGTCTACGCCGAGGGTGGGGAGGGGGAAAAGGCCCTCCTTTTTTACAACCACTACGATGTGCAGCCCGCGGATCCCCTGGAGCTTTGGGAGACGGACCCCTTCCGGCTGGTGGAGCGGAACGGGGCCTGGTACGGCCGGGGAGCCCTGGACGATAAGGGGGAGCTGGTGGCCCGCCTGGTGGCCCTCAGGCTCTTCCGGGAGCGGCACGGCTTCCTGCCCCGGGTGAAGTTCGTGGTGGAGGGGGAGGAGGAGGTGGGGAGCCCCCACCTGGAGGCCTATGTGCGGGACCGTGCCGAGGCCCTGCGGGCCCAGGCCATCGTCTGGGAGGCGGGGGGCGTGGACGCCAAGGGGAGGCCCTTCCTCTACGCGGGCCTCAAGGGGATCGTGGCCCTGGAGCTGAGGGTGCGCACCGCGGCCTCGGATCTCCACTCCTCCTACGGGGTGGTGGTGGAGAACCCCATCTACCGCTTGGCCGCCGCCTTGGCCTCCTTGCGGGACGCCGAGGGCAGGGTCCTGATCCCCAGCTTCTACGACCGGGTCCGCCCCCTTACCCCCCTGGAGCGGGAGGCCCTGGCGGAGATCCCCGATGAGACCGAGGCCTTGAGGGCGGCCCTCGGGGTGCGGGGCTTTCTGGGGGGGGCGGAGGGCCCGGAGCTCTACGGACGGCTTTTCACCGAGCCCTGCGTGAACCTGAACGGGTTCCACGCGGGCTACGGGGGCCCGGGTTCCAAGACCGTGCTCCCGGCGGAGGCCTTCGCCAAGCTGGACTTCCGCCTGGTGCCCGACCAGGACCCCGAGGAGGTCCCGGGGCTCCTGCGCCGCCACCTCGAGGCCCACGGCTTTCACGACGTGGAGGTGGTGGTCCTGGAGAAGGGGGAGCGCCCGGCCCGCTCCGACCTCGCCCACCCCTTCGTGGGCCTGGCCCGGCGGGCCCTGGAGGAGGCCTTCGGCCAGAAGCCGGTCCTCTACCCCAACATGGCGGGCTCGGGGCCCATGCACCCTTTCCTCCACCACCTGAAGGCCCCTGCAGTGGGCCTGGGGGTGGGGTACCCCGGGAGCCGGGTGCACGGTCCGGGCGAGCACGTGCGCGTCCAGGACTTTGAGCGGGGCACCCTGGCCCTCCTGCGCCTCTTGGAGCTTTACTTCCTGGGCCGCTGA
- a CDS encoding ribonuclease J has translation MENPERKPRRRRRRRPQEGAPPEAVGPQDFVEIIPLGGMGEIGKNITAFRFKDEIFVLDGGLAFPDEGMPGVDLLIPRVDYLIQNRHLIRAWVLTHGHEDHIGGLPFILPMIFGKESNVPIYGARLTLGLLKGKLEEFGLRPGAFNLKEVSTDDRIPVGRYFTLDLFRMTHSIPDNSGVVIRTPIGTIVHTGDFKLDPTPIDGRVSHLAKVAQAGAEGVLLLIADATNAERPGYTPSEMEIAKELDRVIGRAPGRVFVTTFASHIHRIQAVIWAAEKYGRKVAMEGRSMLRFSRIALELGYLKVRDRLYTLEEVRDLPDHQVLVLATGSQGQPMSVLHRLAFEGHARMAIKPGDTVILSSSPIPGNEEAVNRVINRLYALGAYVLYPPTYRVHASGHASQEELKLILNLTTPRFFLPWHGEVRHQTNLKWLAEGMSRPPERTLIGENGALYRLTVTTFEKAGEVPWGTLYVDGLGVGDITEEILADRRHMAEEGILVITALAGKDPVVEVVSRGFVKAGERLLGEVKRMALEALHNGVREKKPLERIRDDIYYPVKKFLKKATGRDPVILPVVIEG, from the coding sequence ATGGAAAACCCGGAACGTAAACCCAGGCGGCGGCGGCGCAGGCGACCCCAGGAGGGCGCCCCCCCAGAAGCCGTCGGTCCCCAGGACTTCGTGGAGATCATCCCCTTGGGGGGGATGGGGGAGATCGGCAAAAACATCACCGCCTTCCGCTTCAAGGACGAGATCTTCGTCCTGGACGGAGGGCTGGCCTTCCCCGACGAGGGGATGCCGGGGGTGGACCTCCTCATCCCCCGGGTGGACTACCTGATCCAAAACCGCCACCTCATCCGGGCCTGGGTCCTGACCCACGGACACGAGGACCACATCGGGGGGCTCCCCTTCATCCTGCCCATGATTTTCGGGAAAGAATCCAATGTGCCCATCTACGGGGCCCGGCTGACCCTGGGTCTCCTGAAGGGCAAGCTGGAGGAGTTTGGGCTAAGGCCCGGGGCCTTCAACCTAAAGGAGGTTTCCACCGACGACCGCATCCCGGTGGGACGGTACTTCACCCTGGATCTATTCCGCATGACCCACTCCATTCCCGACAACTCCGGGGTGGTGATCCGCACGCCCATCGGCACCATCGTCCACACGGGAGACTTCAAGCTGGACCCCACCCCCATCGACGGCAGGGTCTCCCACCTGGCCAAGGTGGCCCAGGCCGGGGCGGAAGGGGTCTTGCTCCTCATCGCCGACGCCACCAACGCCGAGCGCCCAGGCTACACCCCGAGCGAGATGGAGATCGCCAAGGAGCTGGACCGGGTGATCGGCCGCGCCCCGGGCCGGGTCTTCGTCACCACCTTCGCCAGCCACATCCACCGCATCCAGGCGGTGATCTGGGCGGCGGAGAAGTACGGGCGGAAGGTGGCCATGGAGGGGCGGAGCATGCTCCGGTTCAGCCGCATCGCCCTGGAGCTCGGCTACCTCAAGGTGCGGGACCGCCTCTACACCCTGGAGGAGGTCCGGGACCTCCCCGACCACCAGGTCCTGGTCCTGGCCACGGGGAGCCAGGGACAGCCCATGTCCGTCCTGCACCGGCTGGCCTTCGAGGGGCACGCCCGCATGGCCATCAAGCCCGGGGACACGGTCATCCTCTCCAGCAGCCCCATCCCCGGCAACGAGGAGGCGGTGAACCGGGTGATCAACCGCCTCTACGCCCTGGGGGCCTACGTTCTTTACCCCCCTACCTACCGGGTGCACGCCTCGGGCCACGCATCCCAGGAGGAGCTCAAGCTCATCCTGAACCTCACCACCCCCCGCTTTTTCCTCCCCTGGCACGGGGAGGTGCGCCACCAGACCAACCTCAAGTGGCTGGCCGAGGGCATGAGCCGTCCCCCGGAGAGGACCCTCATCGGGGAAAACGGGGCCCTGTACCGCCTCACGGTCACCACCTTCGAGAAGGCCGGGGAAGTGCCTTGGGGCACCCTCTACGTGGACGGCCTGGGGGTGGGGGACATCACCGAGGAGATCCTGGCCGACCGCCGCCACATGGCCGAGGAGGGGATCCTGGTCATCACCGCCTTGGCGGGAAAGGACCCGGTGGTGGAGGTGGTCTCCCGGGGCTTCGTGAAGGCGGGGGAAAGGCTTCTTGGGGAGGTGAAGCGCATGGCCCTCGAGGCCCTCCACAACGGCGTGCGGGAGAAGAAGCCCTTGGAGCGCATCCGGGACGACATCTACTACCCGGTGAAGAAGTTCCTCAAGAAGGCCACGGGCCGCGACCCGGTTATCCTGCCGGTGGTCATCGAAGGCTGA
- a CDS encoding sodium:calcium antiporter produces MLYLLFLLVALVVLLAGRQVAYYGDVLAEKTGLGRSFMGLFLVGVTTSLPELFHVTSAALQDLPDIAVGNLLGASMVNFLLLTLLDAVHPRPLSARAGQGHALSLGLVVLLLATAGLGLLAEGNGGRVGPFALALLPLYLLALWLSFRYARRFPRDQALEAEAYERVPLRTALLRYALGAAFLVGAAVLLPGLAGAIAEETGLGQAWVGTFMVGLVTTLPEATVVVAAARLGAVDLALGNALGSTLFNTFLLFYADLLAPGSLLAQVAPGHLVSLLVLLAMAGAVLTGLMYQSLRKLWVLAYDSWAILALYLLAAYLSLAR; encoded by the coding sequence ATGCTCTACCTTCTCTTCCTGCTGGTGGCCCTGGTGGTCCTCCTGGCCGGGCGGCAGGTGGCCTACTACGGGGATGTCTTGGCGGAGAAAACGGGCCTGGGACGCAGCTTCATGGGGCTCTTCCTGGTGGGGGTCACCACCAGCCTGCCGGAGCTTTTCCACGTGACCAGCGCCGCCCTTCAGGACCTCCCCGACATCGCCGTGGGCAACCTCCTGGGGGCCAGCATGGTGAACTTCCTCCTTCTCACCCTTCTGGACGCGGTGCACCCCCGTCCCCTCTCCGCCCGGGCAGGCCAGGGGCACGCCCTCAGCCTGGGGCTGGTGGTCCTCCTCCTGGCCACCGCCGGCCTGGGCCTCCTGGCGGAGGGGAACGGGGGTCGGGTGGGGCCCTTCGCCCTGGCCCTTCTCCCCCTTTACCTCCTGGCCCTCTGGCTTTCCTTCCGCTACGCCCGGCGCTTCCCCCGGGACCAGGCCCTAGAGGCCGAGGCCTACGAACGGGTGCCCTTGCGGACGGCCCTTCTCCGCTACGCCCTGGGGGCGGCCTTTTTGGTGGGGGCGGCGGTCCTCCTGCCGGGCCTGGCGGGGGCCATCGCCGAGGAGACCGGCCTGGGCCAGGCCTGGGTGGGCACCTTTATGGTGGGCCTGGTCACCACCCTGCCCGAGGCCACGGTGGTGGTGGCGGCGGCCCGCCTGGGGGCGGTGGACCTGGCCTTGGGGAACGCTCTGGGGAGCACCCTGTTCAACACCTTTCTCCTCTTCTACGCCGACCTCCTGGCTCCTGGGTCCCTTCTGGCCCAGGTGGCCCCCGGCCATCTCGTGAGCCTCTTGGTCCTCCTGGCCATGGCGGGGGCCGTGCTCACCGGGCTCATGTACCAGAGCCTGAGGAAGCTTTGGGTGCTGGCCTACGACTCCTGGGCCATCCTGGCCCTGTACCTGCTTGCTGCCTACCTCTCTTTGGCCCGGTAG
- a CDS encoding cbb3-type cytochrome c oxidase subunit I yields MAVRGLPQVYASHPEKKLTLYYLTLGFIALLVGSLFGPFQALNYGNVDAYPLLKRLLPFVQSYYQGLTLHGVLNAIVFTQLMAMAIMFYLPARELAPLGVKPNLALGWIAWWMAFGGLLLAAWPLLANEASVLYTFYPPLQGHWAFYLGATVFVAASLVVGLMVLGMWLRFRKLHPGKVTPLATYMAVTFWLMWFLASLGLVVEAVFFLIPWSFGLIQGVDPLLARTLFWWTGHPIVYFWLLPAYALLYLVLPRIAGGKLISDPLARLVFLLFLLFSVPVGFHHQYADPGIDPTWKFVHAVLTLFVAVPSLITAFTIAASLELAGRNRGGKGLFGWIPVLPWHNPAFVAPVLGLIAFIPGGAGGIVNASYSLNYVVHNTAWVPGHFHLQVGTLVTMTMMGAVFWLIPHLTGKPLSEPIRKAGLAGVWLWFVGMMVMAVGLHWQGLLFVPRRSYIAEVPDAYAHTAVPMVFNVLSGIILLAAIAFFFYALFALLLQGRREVAVAESEVPFTEVLSNGQGRMVALMDRVWFWFALAVILVALAYLPTLVQLFTNMNPVPGMRVW; encoded by the coding sequence ATGGCGGTGCGCGGCCTACCCCAGGTATACGCGTCCCACCCGGAGAAGAAGCTCACCCTCTACTACCTCACCCTGGGCTTCATCGCCCTCCTGGTGGGCAGCCTCTTCGGCCCCTTCCAGGCCCTGAACTACGGCAATGTGGACGCCTACCCCCTCCTTAAGCGCCTCCTCCCCTTCGTCCAGTCCTATTACCAGGGCCTCACCCTCCATGGGGTCTTGAACGCCATCGTGTTCACCCAGCTCATGGCCATGGCCATCATGTTCTACCTGCCGGCACGGGAACTCGCCCCCTTGGGGGTCAAGCCCAACCTGGCCCTGGGCTGGATCGCCTGGTGGATGGCCTTTGGCGGCCTCCTCCTGGCCGCCTGGCCCCTCCTGGCCAACGAGGCCAGCGTCCTCTACACCTTCTACCCGCCCCTCCAGGGCCACTGGGCCTTCTACCTGGGGGCCACGGTCTTCGTGGCCGCCAGCCTGGTGGTGGGCCTCATGGTCCTGGGGATGTGGCTCCGCTTCCGCAAGCTCCACCCCGGGAAGGTCACCCCCTTGGCCACCTACATGGCCGTGACCTTCTGGCTCATGTGGTTCCTGGCCTCCTTGGGCCTGGTGGTGGAGGCGGTGTTCTTCCTCATCCCCTGGTCCTTCGGCCTGATCCAGGGGGTGGACCCCCTCCTGGCCCGCACCCTCTTCTGGTGGACGGGCCACCCCATCGTCTACTTCTGGCTCCTGCCCGCCTACGCCCTCCTCTACCTGGTCCTGCCCAGGATCGCCGGGGGCAAGCTCATCTCCGACCCCCTGGCGCGGCTCGTCTTCCTCCTCTTCCTCCTCTTCTCCGTACCCGTGGGCTTCCACCACCAGTACGCCGACCCCGGGATCGACCCCACCTGGAAGTTCGTCCACGCGGTTCTCACCCTGTTCGTGGCGGTGCCCAGCCTGATCACCGCCTTCACCATCGCCGCCAGCCTGGAGCTGGCAGGGCGCAACCGCGGGGGGAAAGGCCTTTTCGGCTGGATCCCCGTCCTGCCCTGGCATAACCCCGCCTTCGTGGCCCCGGTCCTGGGCCTCATCGCCTTCATCCCCGGCGGGGCGGGCGGGATCGTGAACGCCAGCTACAGCCTGAACTACGTGGTGCACAACACCGCCTGGGTGCCCGGCCACTTCCACCTCCAGGTGGGCACCCTGGTCACCATGACCATGATGGGGGCGGTGTTCTGGCTCATCCCCCACCTCACGGGCAAGCCCCTCAGCGAGCCCATCCGCAAGGCGGGCCTGGCCGGGGTCTGGCTCTGGTTCGTGGGGATGATGGTGATGGCGGTAGGACTGCACTGGCAGGGCCTCCTCTTCGTGCCCCGGCGCTCCTACATCGCCGAAGTCCCCGACGCCTATGCCCACACGGCCGTGCCCATGGTCTTCAACGTCCTATCGGGGATCATCCTCCTGGCGGCCATCGCCTTCTTCTTCTACGCCCTCTTCGCCCTCCTCCTCCAAGGCCGACGCGAGGTAGCGGTGGCGGAAAGCGAGGTGCCCTTTACCGAGGTGCTCTCCAACGGGCAGGGCCGGATGGTGGCCCTCATGGACCGGGTCTGGTTCTGGTTCGCCCTGGCGGTGATCCTGGTGGCCCTGGCCTACCTGCCCACCCTGGTCCAGCTCTTCACCAACATGAACCCCGTGCCGGGGATGCGGGTCTGGTAA
- a CDS encoding cytochrome C oxidase subunit II, with translation MTDREKQLHHILERYEKAWIGFALAMVLLFIAIIAFTLANHGLRGVVPVGELELVDPATVRFEGPWADPERAVVQTGPNQYTAHVLAFTFGYLPNPVVVPKGAEIVFKVTSPDVLHGFHIEGTNVNVEVLPGHVAIVRYTFREAGEYRIICNQYCGIGHHRMFGAVRVVEPEEFAALTGKAEVN, from the coding sequence ATGACGGATCGGGAGAAGCAGCTACACCACATCCTGGAGCGCTACGAGAAGGCCTGGATTGGCTTTGCCCTGGCCATGGTCCTCCTCTTCATCGCCATCATCGCCTTCACCCTGGCCAACCACGGTCTGCGCGGGGTGGTGCCCGTGGGGGAACTGGAGCTGGTGGACCCGGCCACGGTGCGCTTCGAAGGCCCCTGGGCCGACCCGGAGCGGGCGGTGGTCCAGACCGGGCCCAACCAGTACACCGCCCACGTGTTGGCCTTCACCTTCGGCTACCTGCCTAACCCCGTGGTGGTGCCCAAGGGTGCGGAGATCGTCTTCAAGGTGACTAGCCCCGACGTGCTTCACGGCTTCCACATCGAGGGGACCAACGTCAACGTCGAGGTGCTCCCCGGGCACGTGGCCATCGTCCGCTACACCTTCCGCGAGGCCGGGGAATACCGGATCATCTGCAACCAGTACTGCGGCATCGGGCACCACCGCATGTTCGGTGCGGTGAGGGTGGTGGAGCCCGAGGAGTTCGCCGCCCTGACGGGCAAAGCGGAGGTGAACTAG
- a CDS encoding GTP-binding protein: protein MSTINFANREINFKIVYYGPGLSGKTTNLKWVYGRIPEGRKGEMVSLATEDERTLFFDFLPLDLGEVKGFRTRFHLYTVPGQVFYNASRKLILRGVDGIVFVADSAPNRLRANAESMRNMRENLAEYGLKVEDLPVVLQVNKRDLPDALPVEMVRAVVDPGGRFPVFEAVATEGRGVFETLKEVSRLVLARVGSGA, encoded by the coding sequence ATGAGCACCATCAACTTCGCCAACCGCGAGATCAACTTCAAGATCGTCTACTACGGGCCGGGGCTTTCCGGGAAAACCACCAACCTCAAGTGGGTCTACGGGAGAATCCCCGAAGGGCGCAAGGGGGAGATGGTCTCCCTGGCCACCGAGGACGAGCGCACCCTCTTTTTTGACTTCCTCCCCCTGGACCTGGGGGAGGTCAAGGGCTTCCGGACGCGCTTTCACCTCTACACCGTGCCGGGTCAGGTCTTCTACAACGCCAGCCGCAAGCTGATCCTACGGGGGGTGGACGGGATCGTCTTCGTGGCCGACTCCGCCCCCAACCGCCTGCGGGCCAACGCCGAGAGCATGCGCAACATGCGGGAGAACCTGGCGGAGTACGGCCTCAAGGTGGAGGACCTCCCGGTGGTGCTCCAGGTCAACAAGCGGGACCTGCCCGACGCCCTTCCGGTGGAGATGGTACGGGCGGTGGTGGACCCGGGGGGACGCTTTCCCGTCTTCGAGGCGGTGGCCACCGAGGGGCGAGGGGTCTTCGAGACCCTGAAGGAGGTGAGCCGCCTGGTTCTGGCCCGGGTGGGAAGCGGGGCCTGA
- the pnp gene encoding polyribonucleotide nucleotidyltransferase: MPEATANTPKAQRYETQVAGRPLVLETGKYAKQASGSVLVRYGDTVVLATAQASEEPVEADFLPLTVEFEERHYAVGKIPGSFMRREGRPGEKAILSARMTDRPIRPLFPKGFRHEVQVIVTVLSADQKNPPDILGPTAASAALMLSDIPWAGPVAAVRVGLLGGQFVLNPTLQELEESQLDLVVAGSREAILMVEAGAGEVDEETLVQALEFAHREMQAILDLQEAMAKAWGKPKMAWTPPETLSEEEKEALYRLALERGLSAVLQTASKGERSRALEAFAEALILEALPKREDGASEEGKKPLYESAFAEVVRRELRRLVLEEGRRADGRGPKDLRPIWIEVDVLPRAHGSAVFTRGETQVLGTVTLGTGRDEQIIDDLGIDETDPFLVHYNFPPFSTGEVRRLRGVSRREVGHGNLAKRALKAVMPKGEAFPYTVRVVGDVLESNGSSSMATVCAGSLALMDAGVPIRAPVAGVAMGLVWEGERAVILTDILGLEDALGDMDFKVAGTRQGVTALQMDNKVGGLPREVLKEALMQAREARLKILDLMAGVLPGPRPDLKPFAPRILALKVPVEKIGLVIGPGGKNVRALEELGVEVDIEEDGSVRIYSADMAAAHKAKKRIEELIMEAKVGEVYEGTVTKITPFGAFVSLFPGTEGLLHISQIAPGRVQRVEDHLKVGDVIKVKVHRIDERGKIDLIRPELEGKIPPRRRG, from the coding sequence ATGCCAGAAGCCACCGCCAACACCCCCAAAGCCCAAAGGTACGAGACCCAGGTGGCGGGCCGCCCCCTGGTCCTGGAGACGGGCAAGTACGCCAAGCAGGCCTCGGGATCGGTCCTGGTCCGTTACGGGGACACCGTGGTCCTGGCCACGGCCCAGGCCTCGGAGGAACCCGTAGAGGCCGACTTCCTGCCCCTCACGGTGGAGTTCGAGGAGCGGCACTACGCCGTGGGCAAGATCCCGGGAAGCTTCATGCGCCGGGAAGGGCGGCCGGGGGAGAAGGCCATCCTTTCCGCCCGCATGACGGACCGCCCCATAAGGCCCCTCTTCCCCAAGGGCTTCCGCCACGAGGTCCAGGTGATCGTCACCGTGCTCTCCGCCGACCAGAAAAACCCCCCGGACATCCTGGGGCCCACGGCGGCCAGCGCCGCCCTCATGCTTTCCGATATCCCCTGGGCGGGCCCCGTGGCCGCGGTGCGGGTGGGGCTTTTGGGGGGGCAGTTCGTCCTCAACCCCACCCTGCAGGAGCTAGAGGAAAGCCAGCTGGACCTGGTGGTGGCGGGAAGCCGGGAGGCCATCCTGATGGTGGAGGCCGGGGCGGGAGAGGTGGACGAGGAAACCCTAGTGCAGGCCCTGGAGTTCGCCCATCGGGAGATGCAGGCCATCCTGGACCTGCAGGAGGCCATGGCCAAGGCCTGGGGCAAGCCCAAGATGGCCTGGACCCCCCCCGAGACCCTATCCGAGGAGGAGAAGGAGGCCCTCTACCGCCTGGCCCTGGAGCGGGGGCTTTCCGCCGTCCTGCAGACCGCCAGCAAAGGGGAAAGGAGCCGGGCCCTCGAGGCCTTCGCGGAAGCGCTGATCCTCGAGGCCCTGCCCAAGCGGGAAGACGGCGCCTCCGAGGAGGGCAAGAAGCCCCTCTACGAGAGCGCCTTCGCCGAGGTGGTGCGCAGGGAGCTGAGGCGGCTGGTGCTGGAGGAGGGCAGGCGGGCCGACGGGCGCGGCCCCAAGGATCTCCGCCCCATCTGGATCGAGGTGGACGTCCTGCCCCGGGCCCACGGCTCCGCGGTCTTCACCCGGGGAGAGACCCAGGTCCTGGGCACGGTCACCCTGGGCACGGGCCGGGACGAGCAGATCATCGACGACCTGGGCATCGATGAGACCGATCCCTTCCTGGTGCACTACAACTTCCCCCCCTTCTCCACCGGGGAGGTGAGGCGCCTCCGGGGGGTTTCCCGTCGGGAGGTGGGGCACGGCAACCTGGCCAAGCGGGCCCTGAAGGCGGTGATGCCCAAGGGGGAGGCCTTCCCCTACACGGTCCGGGTGGTGGGGGACGTGCTGGAGTCCAACGGCAGTAGCTCCATGGCCACGGTCTGCGCCGGCTCCCTGGCCCTCATGGACGCCGGGGTGCCCATCCGGGCCCCCGTGGCCGGGGTGGCCATGGGCCTGGTGTGGGAGGGGGAGCGGGCGGTGATCCTCACCGACATCCTGGGGCTGGAGGACGCCCTGGGGGACATGGACTTCAAGGTGGCGGGAACCCGGCAGGGGGTCACCGCCTTGCAGATGGACAACAAGGTGGGGGGCCTGCCCCGGGAGGTGCTGAAGGAAGCCCTGATGCAGGCCCGGGAGGCCCGCTTGAAGATCCTGGACCTCATGGCCGGCGTCCTCCCCGGCCCTCGCCCCGACCTCAAGCCCTTCGCCCCCAGGATCCTGGCCCTCAAGGTGCCGGTGGAAAAGATCGGTCTGGTCATCGGGCCGGGGGGAAAGAACGTGCGGGCCTTGGAGGAGCTCGGGGTGGAGGTGGACATCGAGGAGGACGGCAGCGTGCGCATCTACTCCGCCGACATGGCGGCGGCCCACAAGGCCAAGAAGCGCATCGAGGAGCTCATCATGGAGGCCAAGGTGGGCGAGGTCTACGAGGGCACGGTCACCAAGATCACCCCCTTCGGGGCCTTCGTGAGCCTCTTCCCGGGCACGGAAGGGCTCCTGCACATCAGCCAGATCGCCCCCGGACGGGTGCAGCGGGTGGAGGACCACCTCAAGGTGGGGGACGTGATCAAGGTGAAGGTGCACCGCATCGATGAGCGGGGCAAGATCGACCTGATCCGCCCCGAGCTGGAGGGCAAGATCCCACCCAGGCGGCGCGGATAA
- a CDS encoding universal stress protein yields the protein MYRTLLLPTDGSQAAEKGLQEGLRLAKLLGAQATFLHVLEPLGPRLLLGPETLPYYGQLLEEQRKAAKEALARAQAEAEALGVACRSLLREGRAAEVIRGLLEEHDLLVLASHGRTGLDLLLLGSVTHEVLRRARKPVLVVPYRAKER from the coding sequence ATGTACCGGACCCTCCTCCTGCCCACGGACGGAAGCCAGGCAGCGGAAAAGGGGCTGCAGGAAGGCCTGCGGCTGGCCAAACTGCTGGGTGCCCAGGCCACCTTCCTTCACGTCCTCGAACCCCTGGGCCCCAGGCTCCTCCTGGGCCCAGAAACCCTCCCCTACTACGGGCAGCTCCTAGAGGAGCAGAGAAAGGCCGCCAAGGAGGCCCTGGCTCGGGCCCAGGCGGAGGCGGAAGCCCTGGGGGTGGCCTGCCGGAGCCTTCTCCGGGAGGGTCGGGCGGCGGAGGTCATCCGGGGGCTTTTGGAGGAGCACGACCTCCTGGTCTTGGCTTCCCACGGGCGCACGGGGCTAGACCTTCTGCTTTTGGGCAGCGTGACCCACGAGGTGCTGCGCCGGGCCAGGAAGCCCGTCTTGGTGGTGCCCTACCGGGCCAAAGAGAGGTAG
- a CDS encoding cytochrome c oxidase subunit 2A, which produces MRQPWREEGMEEKPVGALMVIAVLTGVILVFFFGVLALLFARG; this is translated from the coding sequence ATGCGGCAGCCGTGGAGGGAGGAAGGTATGGAGGAAAAACCGGTCGGTGCCCTGATGGTGATCGCAGTGCTCACAGGGGTGATCCTGGTCTTCTTCTTTGGGGTTCTCGCCCTGCTCTTCGCTAGGGGGTAA
- a CDS encoding roadblock/LC7 domain-containing protein translates to MVEPSLVLYGDLYARALALLEETLRETGARYALLIDRKGFVLAHKEALWAPKPPPLDSLATLAAGNAAATQALAKLLGEARFQELVHQGERMGLYVDEAGEHALLLLVFDENAPLGKVKLYGKRAAEALARIAGEALAHPPKLNLDTQYREEAKAILDELLGN, encoded by the coding sequence ATGGTGGAGCCTTCCCTGGTCCTCTACGGGGACCTGTACGCCCGAGCCCTCGCCCTTCTGGAGGAGACCCTGCGGGAAACCGGGGCCCGCTACGCCCTCCTCATCGACCGCAAGGGCTTCGTCCTGGCCCACAAGGAAGCCCTCTGGGCCCCCAAGCCACCGCCTCTGGACTCCCTGGCTACCCTGGCGGCGGGCAACGCCGCCGCCACCCAGGCCCTGGCCAAGCTCCTGGGGGAAGCCCGCTTCCAGGAGCTCGTCCACCAGGGGGAGCGCATGGGCCTTTACGTGGACGAGGCGGGGGAACACGCCCTCCTCCTCCTGGTCTTCGACGAAAACGCCCCCCTGGGCAAGGTGAAGCTCTACGGCAAACGGGCGGCGGAGGCCTTGGCCAGGATCGCCGGGGAAGCCCTGGCCCACCCGCCCAAACTCAACCTGGACACCCAGTACCGGGAAGAGGCCAAGGCCATCCTGGACGAGCTCTTGGGCAACTAG
- the rpsO gene encoding 30S ribosomal protein S15 has product MPIAKEEKQKLIQEFARFPGDTGSTEVQVALLTLRINRLSEHLKAHKHDHHSHRGLLMLVGQRRRLLRYLEREDPERYRALVEKLGLRK; this is encoded by the coding sequence ATGCCCATCGCTAAGGAAGAGAAACAGAAGCTCATCCAGGAGTTCGCCCGCTTCCCCGGGGACACGGGGAGCACCGAGGTGCAGGTGGCCCTCCTCACCCTGCGCATCAACCGCCTCTCCGAGCACCTCAAGGCCCACAAGCACGACCACCACTCCCACCGGGGCCTCTTGATGCTGGTGGGGCAAAGGCGGAGGCTTCTGCGCTATTTGGAGCGGGAGGACCCGGAGCGCTACCGGGCCCTGGTTGAGAAGCTGGGCTTGAGGAAGTAA